The sequence AGGAAAAAGTCCAAAAATCACTTCGTATTTTATCAAAGTTTACCGATAATAAACAGATAAATATCATCTTTTATCTCCTTGCTGTTGAAGAACTCTGTGTCTGTGATATAGCCTGTTTACTAAATCTCAGTATGGCATCTGCCTCCCACCATCTTCGTAAACTAGCCAATCAAAACATCTTGGATACTAGAAGAGAGGGGAAAATTATATATTATTTTATAAAAGATGAGGAAATCAAAGACTTTTTTAATCAACTAGGATAACAACTATTTTTACTACTTTATCATGATTATATATAGGACTTATCTATGAAATTTTTTGATAAAAATTACTCACATGAAAGACTACTCGTAGCAAATCTTTAAGAAAAAAGTATAATTTAAAGCAAAGCGACCTAGGTAATGCAGGTCAAGTTAGCCAAGTTTAAAAGGGAGAAATCTGAAAGAAAATGTATCTTTGATAGTAGTCATTTATTGTGAAATATGATATATTTATTGATTAGATGGATGAATATTTCTAAAGTTAAATAAAATATGACAGATACATGCTTTTTAGTGTATCTTGTTTGTACTCAAAATATGAAGTGACTATCCAATATTTAAGATTAATAAATATTATACGATGAGATAGAATACTACAAAATGAAAGGCAACGTAATCTGATGAAGAAAGATAGATTAATTGCATTGACAGATGCTGTTCTAGCAATTATTATGACCATTTTGATTTTAGAGTTAGAAAAACCAACGACACCAAGTCTTCAAGCTTTTTGGGATTTACGGCAAAATTTCTTTGCTTATTTTCTTTCCTTTTTCTGGTTGGGATCGTTATGGATGGCACTAAACACATTATGGGAAAAGGTTGAGAAAATTTCCTCAGAAATTATTTGGTGGAATTTGTTTCTACTCTTGGAGCGGCAGGAGTTCTCTTTGGAGAATTTCATGCCATCCAAGATACCAGTCTGAATGATGTGGTGGACCGGATCTATATAAATGTCAAGGATTTACCGTTTCAGTCCTTGGGAGCTTTAGCTAATATCCTGTCTGATGTTAAGAAGGGACTGATTCAAGACAGTCATATCTGGTCTTTCTTCCAGTCATTTTTCAAACAATATCAGTTGATAATCAGCTTAAATCAGATCTATCAGTTTGTCTATCTTTCTCTGATGGAGATCATGTCCTATCTTCACTTTGATTATTGGAAAAAACGGCTCGGTCAGGAGCTAGTATGAATAAGGAGAACAAATGAGACGTTTAAAAATGTTATGGCATATTATACAGGTTACGGGTTTTACTCGGTTTGCTCTGAGTTTTGTGACCTTTGTTTTTGGGTCAGGAGGCGTGCTTTTCCTAGTTGAACCTGCTATCACAAATTACGGAGACGGTCTTTGGTATGCTTTTGTGACTTCGACGACTGTCGGCTACGGGGATCTCCTAGCTGTGACCTTGATTGGAAGGATTACCAGTGTCTTCTTGACGATTTATGGGCTCATATTTTTTGGCTGTTTATCAGCTGTTATTATTAATTATTATACCGATTTAAATAAGGAAAGAGGAGAGGACAAATGACTGCCAATTATTCAACACGGGAATACCGTGAGAAATTATACGATGACCTTCATGTTCGATTGAGAGATACAGCGATTTTGATGTGTGCAATTTTTATTGCCTCTATCGGTCTAAATATGAATTCAACAGCTGTTATTATTGGAGCCATGTTAATTTCACCTCTCATGACACCGATTGTTGGACTGGGATTCGGTTTAGCTATTTTTGATACGCGTTTAATCAAGCAATCTCTAGAGGTTTTATTGACTCAAGTGTTGGTCAGTTTGCTTGTCTCGACTCTGTATTTCTGGATTTCTCCCTTGTCTTATGCAAGTAGCGAGTTGATCGCACGAACCTCTCCAACCATTTGGGATGTTCTCATTGCTATTGCTGGTGGGATTGCTGGTGTGATCGGTTCAAGGAAAAAAGAAGCAAACAATATCGTGCCAGGAGTAGCCATTGCTACAGCTTTGATGCCGCCTATCTGTACTGCTGGCTATGGTTTAGCTAATGGGAATGTACGATTTTTATTGGGGGCTCTCTATCTTTTCTTGATCAACTGTGTCTTTATCATGCTAGCCAACATTGTTGGAACAAGAATTTTGATGAGAAAATCTCCTTTAACTTCATTTAAAGAGCTGAGCATTAAAATGAGAATTGGCTTGATTTCTTTGATTGTATTGTTGATTCTTCCAGCTAGCTATTCGGCAGTTACTCTGACAATAGAACAAGCGCGCAAAGAAGGGATCAAACAGTTTGTAGGAAAAGAGTTCGCCAATTATACGGTTATTAATCAAGTCTACAAGTCAAGTAACAATGAATTGGTCTTGACGGTTGTTGGAGATCCGATTTCAGAAGAAGAATTAGAAACACTCCACCAAAAACAAGCCTCTTACGGTATTCAATCTGTTCAATTGAAAGTGAATCAAGTTCAGAACTCGCCAACATTAGATAGTGAAGCGACCAAGGAATTTTATGAAAACATTGACAAGTATATTGATCAAAAACTCTCTGAAAAAGATTCACAAAACGATCTCGTAAAAGAAAATGAAGCAGACAAGGATTGAGGACAATGAACTGAATCGGTTTTTACGCCGTGTTTTTCTTGTATCTTCCTCTTTCTTACTTATAGCAGGTTGTTTTTGCTTGAATAAGAAATAAATTAGAAGTTCTATCATCTAAGAAAAATGATGAAAAAAATCATTTAACTAATGGTGTGAACGTTTAGTGTTTATCAGCTCCATTCTCTGTAATTTTGGGGGTAAAATCCACACCATTTAGATAAAATTAGTTGAATTTGATTGGAAAAACGCTTTTATAAAAGCGGAGAAAAGTCTTGATATTACGCTGTTTTTAGTCCAACTGAAATTCATACTTTCCAAACCAGGTCTTAAGAAAAAAGGTAGAGAAAAAGGTAGAGTTTGGATTGAAATACAGTGCAATATATCGCATTTGGCAAAAAGAAAAAACGCTTTAAATCAGCGTTTTTCTTATGTATTGATTCGTATTGAACCCCTACTTAACTTCTGTAAACACTACGTGCTTGCGAAGTTTTGGTGAGTATTTCTTCAATTGAAGACGGTCTGGAGTGTTACGTTTGTTTTTAGAAGTAAGGTACAAGCGTTCACCAGATTCTTTGTGTTCAAGTGTGATATTTACGCGCATGGTATCTCCCTTCTATTATTCAGCTGATGCAGCTTTAGCGATTTTACGTCCTTTGTAGTATCCTTTAAGTGATACGCGGTGAGAACGTGAGTAATCTCCAGTAGTTTCGTCAAAGTTTACAGATGGAGCTGTTACTTTGTAGTGTGTACGACGTTTGTTTTTCTTCGCTTTTGAGGTGCGACGTGCAGGTACTGCCATTTTCTTTTCTCCTTTAGGTATTTAAATTCGATTCAATCTAGTGATTTTCATCAACCATACTAGGATAACACATTTTTTTTGTAAAGTAAAGTTACTTGACAAAAAAAGATAAAAAAATTAGAAGCTAGTAATCGAAATTTTCTGAAAATTCAAGAATTTTATTCTGTTCTTCATGCGGAAATTGTGCTATAATGGTAAAAACTGAAATGGGAGGGAACAAATGACAGAATTAGATACACGTCACCGCAGTAGCGTTTATGACAGTATGGTGAAATCACCAAACCGTGCCATGCTTCGTGCCACTGGAATGACAGATAAGGACTTTGAAACACCGATTGTGGGAGTGATTTCAACTTGGGCGGAAAATACACCATGTAACATTCACTTGCATGATTTTGGGAAATTGGCTAAAGAAGGTGTCAAATCTGCGGGCGCTTGGCCTGTTCAGTTTGGAACCATTACCGTAGCAGACGGGATCGCCATGGGAACGCCTGGTATGCGTTTCTCTCTAACATCTCGTGACATCATCGCGGACTCTATTGAGGCTGCGATGGGTGGTCACAACGTGGATGCCTTTGTCGCTATCGGTGGCTGTGACAAGAACATGCCTGGTTCTATGATTGCCATTGCCAATATGGATATTCCAGCTATTTTCGCCTATGGTGGTACTATTGCACCGGGAAATCTTGATGGCAAAGACATTGACTTGGTTTCTGTCTTTGAGGGTATCGGAAAATGGAACCATGGTGACATGACAGCTGAGGACGTGAAACGTCTCGAATGTAATGCCTGCCCTGGCCCTGGTGGCTGTGGTGGTATGTATACAGCTAATACCATGGCAACTGCTATCGAAGTTCTCGGTATGAGTTTGCCAGGATCTTCATCTCATCCAGCTGAATCAGCTGACAAGAAAGAAGATATCGAAGCAGCAGGACGTGCTGTTGTCAAGATGCTGGAGCTTGGTCTCAAACCATCAGATATCTTGACTCGTGAAGCTTTTGAAGATGCCATCACTGTAACTATGGCTCTCGGTGGTTCTACAAATGCCACTCTTCACTTGCTTGCCATTGCCCATGCGGCTAATGTTGACTTGTCACTTGAGGACTTCAATACGATCCAAGAGCGCGTGCCTCACTTGGCTGACTTGAAACCATCTGGTCAGTATGTCTTTCAAGACCTCTACGAAGTCGGTGGTGTCCCTGCGGTTATGAAATACCTCTTGGCAAATGGTTTCCTTCATGGCGACCGCATCACATGTACTGGTAAGACAGTCGCTGAGAACTTGGCTGACTTTGCAGATCTCACACCAGGTCAAAAAGTTATTATGCCACTTGAAAATCCAAAACGTGCAGACGGTCCGCTTATCATCTTGAACGGGAACCTTGCTCCTGATGGTGCGGTAGCTAAGGTATCAGGTGTGAAAGTGCGTCGCCACGTTGGACCAGCTAAGGTCTTTGACTCAGAAGAAGATGCTATCCAGGCTGTCTTGACAGACGAAATCGTTGATGGCGATGTTGTCGTTGTTCGTTTCGTTGGACCTAAGGGTGGTCCTGGTATGCCTGAGATGCTATCCCTTTCATCCATGATCGTTGGTAAAGGTCAGGGAGACAAGGTTGCTCTCTTGACAGACGGCCGTTTCTCTGGTGGTACATATGGTCTGGTTGTCGGACATATCGCTCCTGAAGCTCAGGATGGTGGACCAATTGCTTACCTCCGTACAGGGGATATCGTTACAGTTGACCAAGATACCAAAGAAATTTCCATGGCCGTATCCGAAGAAGAACTTGAAAAACGTAAGGCAGAAACAACCTTGCCACCACTTTACAGCCGTGGTGTCCTCGGTAAATATGCCCACATCGTATCATCCGCTTCTCGCGGAGCCGTGACAGACTTCTGGAATATGGACAAGTCAGGTAAAAAATAAACTCATACTCTTCGAAAATCAAATTCAAACCACGTCAACGTCGCCTTGCCGTAGGTATGGTTACTGACTTCGTCAGTTCTATCCACAACCTCAAAACACTGTTTTGAGCAACCTGCGGCTAGTTTCCTAGTTTGCTCTTTGATTTTCATTGAGTATCAAAAAGCAAGCCATCTTCGGCTTGCTTCTTTTTATCTTCAAAAGTGATTTGCCTCATTAACGAGGTGGCAGTCCAAGGGCGATACGGCCGTAGCGACTAATTCGTGTGATCTTCCAGGCAGGCGACCAGGTAACTTCAACCTTGACATCTTCGATACCCTCGATTTGTTTCAGACCTGCAACGATTTCGATAGGCAAACTTTCGGCGCAATCACAGGCAGTGTCGGTGAAGGTCATGACAATCTTGCAGAGACCTGTTTCATCTAGATTGATTTCATAAATCAGCCCTAGATTGTAAACATCCAATTCCACATCTGTATCAAAAACCTTCTCTAGTTTTTCGATAATTTGGTCTTGTAAGGCCAAAGCTCGGTCATTGATTTTGATATCGTCTCTCATAACAGTCCCTCCACCTGATAAATATCCTCTATTTTCTCATAATTCTGACAATTTGGCAAGTTTTTGATGAATTTTCTGAAAAAGACTCTCTTGAGATTTTCTCCTCTCACTGTTTTAATCCCTCTATTTATGGTAAAATAAGACTATTAAGTTAAAAGAGGACACCCTATGAAATTACAAAAACCAAAAGGAACGCAGGATATTTTACCTGCTGAATCTGCCAAGTGGCAGTACGTTGAGGGCTTTGCCCGTGAAATTTTCAAGCGCTATAACTATGCGGAAGTGCGTACGCCTATTTTTGAGCATTACGAGGTCATCAGTCGCTCTGTCGGAGATACAACGGATATCGTAACCAAGGAAATGTACGATTTTTATGACAAGGGTGACCGCCATATTACCCTTCGTCCAGAAGGAACTGCGCCTGTTGTCCGTTCCTATGTGGAAAATAAACTCTTTGCCCCAGAAGTGCAAAAGCCAAGTAAGTTCTACTATATGGGCCCTATGTTCCGTTATGAGCGTCCACAAGCAGGTCGTTTACGCCAGTTCCACCAGATTGGTGTCGAGTGCTTTGGCTCTAGTAATCCAGCTACCGATGTGGAAACCATCGCTATGGCGGCTCATTTCTTGAAAGAAATCGGCATCCAAGGTGTGAAATTGCACCTTAACACTCTGGGAAATCCTGAGAGCCGTGCGGCTTATCGTCAAGCCTTGATCGACTATTTAACACCGCTCAAGGAGACCTTGTCGAAGGATAGCCAACGTCGTTTGGAGGAAAATCCTCTCCGTGTCTTGGACTCTAAGGAAAAAGAAGACAAGGTAGCAGTAGAGAATGCGCCGTCTATCTTGGATTTCCTTGATGAGGAAAGCCAAGCTCATTTTGATGCCGTCCGTCAGATGTTGGAAAATCTGGGTGTAGACTATATCATCGATACCAATATGGTGCGCGGTCTGGACTATTACAACCACACGATTTTCGAGTTCATTACTGAGATTGAGGGCAATGACTTGACGGTCTGTGCGGGTGGTCGCTACGATGGTTTGGTTGCCTACTTTGGTGGTCCTGAAACTGCTGGATTTGGATTTGGCCTTGGTGTAGAGCGCCTGCTTCTCATTCTTGAAAAGCAAGGTGTGGCCCTCCCTATCGAAAACGCTCTAGATGTTTATATCGCAGTCTTGGGTGAAGGAGCAAATGTTAAGGCCTTGGAATTGGTACAAGCCCTTCGCCAACAAGGATTCAAAGCAGAGCGTGACTACCTCAACCGGAAGCTTAAAGCTCAGTTCAAGTCAGCCGATGTCTTTGCGGCTAAGACTCTCATCACGCTAGGGGAGAGCGAAGTCGAAAGCGGACAAGTGACGGTTAAGAACAACCAAACACGAGAAGAAGTTCAAGTGTCACTTGATGCTATCAATCAAAATTTCTCAGAAATCTTTGAAAAATTAGGCTTTTAATAGTAGAAAAACCGGTCAGGAATATATCCTGACTCTCTTTTTCCTAGGATCAACATTGCTTTTGCTTGCTTAAAAATATCTTTATAAAACCATTACTACCGTTTCTATTTTTGCAAGAGGAATTCTCTTATTAGCCCTTTTAGTTGCGACTGTATTCCACATTTTTATCAAGATGATGTGAATAACAATGCTAAGTCTTCATTTCAAATAGGAGTCTTTTATGAAACTACTTAAAAATCTTGGCTGGTTTCTTCTAGCTGTTCTATCTTTTTTCTTTGGCTATGGTCTGGTTCAGAGTATGGCTTTATCAGCTCTTGGACTAGGGGCTTCAATCTTTGGAGTCTTGCCACTTTATATTGCCCTATCAGGAGCCTATGTTTATGGAGTTTACAGATGGTATCAGACAGAAAAGGTTAGCATCCAGACGACTGCTTTTAATCGTTATATCTGGTTGCCTACCCTGGTTTTGCTAGTGGCGATTACAGCCCAGTTCTTTTTACCAGACGATCCGTCGGTCAATCAACAAATCGTATCTCAACTGACAGTGGCTCAGCCTGTCTTTGGTTTCTTTATGGTGGTAGTCTTTGCTCCTCTGACGGAAGAACTCATCTTTAGAGGGATGGTGGCGCGCTATCTCTTTCCTAAGCAGGACAATAGCAAACAGACAGCTCTATTTCTCCTAGTATCAAGTGTGCTTTTTGCCTTGATTCATTTTCCAGGGACTTTGCAACAGTTTTTAGTTTATGCTAGTCTGGGATTGAGTTTGGGACTGGCTTATGTAAGCCGAAAAGGTCTTCTTTACAGCATTTCTCTCCACGCTTTGAATAATTTAATCGGCTTTTTGATGATACTCATGCTATAATAGAGTCAGGAGGTCACATGAAACGAGTAATTTTATTAGCAGTGATACAGGCGGTCGTTCTCTTCTTTATCATCGGGGCACTTGCCTATGCCTTTAAAGGCGATTTCTTTTACAACTATCTAGCAGTTGTCTTTGCGCCTATTGCAGGTGTCTTGCGTTTTGCTTCGGCTTATGCGACGGAGATTGTTCTACCTAAAAAGGCAGCTGAGATCGCTGAAAAGCGTAAAAAAGGTTAAGAATCACAATCAGAGAATCCGATGACGTTTCCATCGGATTTTTTGTCTGTTCGTTTTGATTTCTAAAGACAATCAAACTTTTCTGATGATTTTCATGAAGAGCTTGCGCTTTTATGGTAAAATAGTAACAGAATAAAAGAGGAGAGAAACAATGAAACGTAGTATGTATGCTGGTCGTGTTCGTGAGGAACATATCGGACAAGAAATTACCTTGAAAGGATGGGTTGGCCGTCGTCGTGACTTGGGTGGTTTGATCTTTATCGACCTTCGTGACCGTGAAGGGATCATGCAGTTGGTTATCAACCCTGAAAAAGTTTCTGCAGAGGTTATGGCAACAGCTGAAAGTCTTCGTAGCGAATTTGTTATCGAGGTGACTGGACAAGTCGCTGCGCGTGAGCAGGCCAATGATAAGTTGCCGACTGGTGCAGTTGAATTGAATGTGACAGCCCTTACTGTTCTTAATACAGCTAAAACAACACCTTTTGAGATTAAAGATGGGATTGAGGCCAATGACGATACACGTTTGCGTTACCGATACCTTGACCTTCGTCGTCCAGAAATGTTGGAAAATCTTAAACTTCGTGCTAAGGTGACTCATTCTATCCGTAACTACTTGGATGAGTTGGAGTTTATTGATGTGGAGACGCCATTCCTTTCGAAGTCAACACCAGAAGGGGCGCGTGACTATTTGGTGCCATCTCGTGTCAACAAAGGACATTTCTATGCTCTTCCTCAAAGTCCACAGATTACCAAACAGCTCTTGATGAATGCTGGATTTGACCGTTACTACCAAATCGTCAAATGTTTCCGTGACGAGGACTTGCGTGGAGACCGTCAGCCTGAGTTTACCCAGGTCGACTTGGAAACATCCTTCCTTACGGAGCAAGAAATCCAAGATATCACAGAAGGCTTGATTGCGCGCGTGATGAAAGAAACAAAAGGCATCGAAGTAACGCTTCCATTTCCTCGTATGAAGTACGATGATGCGATGGCTCTTTACGGTTCTGATAAGCCAGATACCCGTTTTGACATGTTGCTTCAGGACTTGACAGAAGTTGTCAAGGGTGTTGATTTCAAAGTCTTTTCAGAAGCACCTGCTGTTAAAGCCATTGTAGTCAAAGGAGCTGCGGACAACTACTCACGTAAAGACATCGACAAGATGACCGAAGTAGCCAAACAGTACGGTGCCAAAGGTCTTGCTTGGGTCAAGGTAGTTGATGGAGAATTAAATGGACCGGTTGCCAAGTTTTTGACGGGTATCCAAGGAGAATTGACTGCAGCACTTGGTCTTGAAGATAAGGATTTGGTTCTATTTGTAGCGGATACGCTTGAAGTGGCTAATGCAACACTAGGCGCCCTTCGTGGACGTATTGCCAAAGAGCTTGGCTTGATTGATAACGACAAATTTAACTTCCTCTGGGTAGTTGACTGGCCAATGTTTGAATGGTCTGAAGAAGAAGGTCGCTACATGAGTGCCCACCATCCGTTTACCCTTCCACAGGAAGAGACAGCTCACGAATTAGAAGGTGATTTGGCTAAGGTTCGTGCCATTGCCTACGATATCGTTTTGAACGGTTATGAGCTTGGAGGTGGTAGCCTCCGTATCAACCAAAAAGACCTTCAAGAACGCATGTTCAAGGCTCTTGGTTTCTCAGCCGAAGAAGCAAATGACCAGTTTGGTTTCCTTCTTGAGGCTATGGACTATGGTTTCCCACCACACGGTGGTTTGGCGATCGGTCTTGACCGTTTTGTGATGCTCTTAGCAGGAGAAGAAAATATCCGTGAAGTCATTGCCTTTCCTAAGAACAATAAGGCAACCGATCCAATGACACAAGCTCCATCAACAGTCGCTCTCAAACAACTAGAGGAACTCAGCTTACAAGTAGAAGAAGATGAAACAAGCAAAACAAATTAAGCGGTGGCGCTATTATCTGCGCCGCTTTGCTTATCAGATAAAAATCTTACGAGTTTTACAAAGTATCTCTCGGGAAAAATATGATGAGAAAGTATCGGCTTCTCTGGTTTATGGCTTTTTGTCAGCAGTAGCAGTCAATTTCTTTTTTCAACCAGGGCACGTTTACTCCAGTGGCGCGACGGGTCTGGCACAGATTATCTCTGCCTTGAGTAATCACTGGTTTGGTTTTTACATTCCGATATCGCTAACCTTTTATGCTATCAATTTTCCGTTGATGATTTTGGCTTGGTATCAGATTGGGCATAAGTTTACAATCTTTACCTTTATCACAGTATCCATGAGTTCCCTCTTTATCCAGCTTGTGCCAGTTGTGACCCTGACAGAGGATCCCATCATCAATGCCCTTTTTGGGGGTGTTGTCATGGGCTTGGGGATTGGTTTTGCACTCCGTAACAATATTTCTAGCGGAGGTACAGATATCGTCAGTCTCACTATTCGAAAGAAAACAGGGAGAAATGTCGGTAGTATTTCTTTCTTAGTGAATGGGACGATTATGCTGATAGCAGGATTGACCTTTGGTTGGAAATACGCCCTCTACTCCATGATTACTATCTTTGTCTCCAGTCGTGTGACAGACGCGGTCTTTACCAAGCAAAAACGCATGCAGGCCATGATTGTGACCAATAATCCTGACAAGGTAATCGCAAAAATCCATAAAAAATTGCACCGCGGAGCAACCATGATCCACGATGCAGAAGGAACCTATAATCATGAGAGAAAAGCAGTCTTGATTACGGTTATCACGCGAGCAGAGTTTAATGATTTTAAACACATCATGAAACAGGTCGATCCGACAGCCTTTGTCTCTGTATCCGAAAATGTCCACATCCTAGGACGATTCGTAGAAACAGACAATTAATAATACTCAAAAGACCAGCCTTGAGGCTGGTCTTTATTTTTCGATAATTTTGTGCCCAATCAACTGGCGGTAACAAATCTGTTTATTGTTTTTGGCATCGTTAATAATCTGGAGAATGGTTTCAAAGGAAACGCGCCCGAGTTCTAAGCTATTGATATCCACATAGGCTGCCAAGTTCAGTTTAGGGTTGACCGAGTCAAAGCTGAGGACAGGGACATCCAGTTGGTGTTTTGCGATGTAATCACAGACCCCTGCAGCAAGAAGGCTATCAATAGTAATAATAGCATCAATATTTGGATCATGCTCGAAGAGAAGTTTACTAAAGCGATAACCATTATCTTCAAGAAATTCGGTCGCAAAGTAGGTCAGATTTGGATCAATAGGAAGTTGGTATCGTTTAAGAGCTAACTCATAACCCATTAGACGATCTTGTGTTACGAAAAGTTTTTTGGTTCCTCCGATGAAGGCAATTCGCTTGCATCCTTTTTTGATGAAATATTCTGTTGCATCAAAACCTGCCTGGACATTGTCATTATCGACGAGCGGAATGAAGGGAGATAGAGATTTACCTAAGATAAGGAAAGGAAATTGCTCATCTGCTACTAGCTTAACCAAAGGATCCTCTTCTTGGGCATAGAGGAAAATCAAACCATCTACACGCTTACCATAGACCATCTGGGAAATAGCTTTGAGCCGCTCTTTTGCATCTTTCCCCGTTGCAATCTGGATAGCATAGTGGTTCTCAGATGCCACTTGGGCGATCCCTCGTAGAACAGATGGGAAGAAAGGATTTTGGTAAAAGGCATCCGAGTCATCAGGGAGCACCAAGCCGATAACCTGAGTATAACTACTTACCAAGCTACGAGCATTGAGGTTGGGATGGTAGTTGAGTTCCTTCATAGCCTTGCGAACTCGTTTTTTGGTTTCATCACTAATCGTTGATTTATTTTGGATGACGCGGGTAACAGTTGAAGGTGAGACACCTGCTGCTTTAGCCACATCTTTAATCGTCACGGGCATAAAAATCTCCTATTTATGATAATCTGGATCACGGAAATGTGTCTTGTAAAAAATAGTGACCAGATAAAGAACAAAAAGAATGTTTTGTACAGTGATAAGCGTTGTCATATTTTGGCCAAAAAGTCCCAAAATAAGCGTAATCAGAGTGGGTAATCCTAAACAGTTTAAGATAAAGTGGTAGCACTCTTTAAAGGTCCTAAATGAAAAGAGGCGTGATTTTTTGGTGATATAAAGGAGGAGACTAGCTCCAAGAGAGACAATGAAGAAATTCAATCCAAAGAGGAAGCTTGCACCAAGAACGAGAAAGAGACTGATATAGACCCGATTTTGTTGGTACCAATCTTTAGAAATGGCTTGGGTTAGATCTTCCTTACTCTGGAAACTCTCCGTTTGAATCGCGTGGTAGCGAATGCGAGTTAGTTCCTTACTTTCCTTACTGATGACGAGTTCTTCCGTATCAAAATGAAGTTGCAAGTCCTTTGGCAATTCTTTGTTTTGGCTTGGGCCAATTAAAAGAGAAGGCTGCTGATTTTTAGTTCCAGCATAGCTCAGTTTTCCATCTATTATCTGCGCATTCTCCGACAAATCCATGATCGCTTCATCTGTCAGGGGTGTGTAGACATTATCGATAAACGTATCCAGTGGATACGTTTCCTGTGAGCTGTTTTGAATGGCAATTGGAACCATAGACAAGCTGATGAGGAAAATGCTAGTAAAGAGGAGTTGAAACCAGTTGAGTCCAAAACGTTTTGACAGGGGCTTACGAAATCCCCAAATACTTGAAAAATATGAAAATGGATATGGAAGCATAGGCATCTTTCTAAAAGTGTTTTCTATATGAGTATTATTATATAGAGAAATGTGCTTTATTTCAAGTCTAGGAGACAAATTGCTTGCTTCAAGAATAGTTTTATAGTCACAAGCTCTAATACTCAATGAAAATCAAAGAGCAAACTAGGAAGCTAGCCGCAGGTTGCTCAAAGCACTGCTTTGAGGTTGTAGATAAGACTGACGAAGTCAGTTACATATATCTACGGCAAGGCGAAGCTGACGTGGTTTGAATTTGATTTTCGAAGAGTATAAAATGAAAAAGGGTGGCGGGGATAAATTATCCCTTGTCGCCACCACTTGTAAGTCC comes from Streptococcus oralis and encodes:
- the aspS gene encoding aspartate--tRNA ligase, with product MKRSMYAGRVREEHIGQEITLKGWVGRRRDLGGLIFIDLRDREGIMQLVINPEKVSAEVMATAESLRSEFVIEVTGQVAAREQANDKLPTGAVELNVTALTVLNTAKTTPFEIKDGIEANDDTRLRYRYLDLRRPEMLENLKLRAKVTHSIRNYLDELEFIDVETPFLSKSTPEGARDYLVPSRVNKGHFYALPQSPQITKQLLMNAGFDRYYQIVKCFRDEDLRGDRQPEFTQVDLETSFLTEQEIQDITEGLIARVMKETKGIEVTLPFPRMKYDDAMALYGSDKPDTRFDMLLQDLTEVVKGVDFKVFSEAPAVKAIVVKGAADNYSRKDIDKMTEVAKQYGAKGLAWVKVVDGELNGPVAKFLTGIQGELTAALGLEDKDLVLFVADTLEVANATLGALRGRIAKELGLIDNDKFNFLWVVDWPMFEWSEEEGRYMSAHHPFTLPQEETAHELEGDLAKVRAIAYDIVLNGYELGGGSLRINQKDLQERMFKALGFSAEEANDQFGFLLEAMDYGFPPHGGLAIGLDRFVMLLAGEENIREVIAFPKNNKATDPMTQAPSTVALKQLEELSLQVEEDETSKTN
- a CDS encoding YitT family protein, whose translation is MKQAKQIKRWRYYLRRFAYQIKILRVLQSISREKYDEKVSASLVYGFLSAVAVNFFFQPGHVYSSGATGLAQIISALSNHWFGFYIPISLTFYAINFPLMILAWYQIGHKFTIFTFITVSMSSLFIQLVPVVTLTEDPIINALFGGVVMGLGIGFALRNNISSGGTDIVSLTIRKKTGRNVGSISFLVNGTIMLIAGLTFGWKYALYSMITIFVSSRVTDAVFTKQKRMQAMIVTNNPDKVIAKIHKKLHRGATMIHDAEGTYNHERKAVLITVITRAEFNDFKHIMKQVDPTAFVSVSENVHILGRFVETDN
- a CDS encoding LacI family DNA-binding transcriptional regulator, with amino-acid sequence MPVTIKDVAKAAGVSPSTVTRVIQNKSTISDETKKRVRKAMKELNYHPNLNARSLVSSYTQVIGLVLPDDSDAFYQNPFFPSVLRGIAQVASENHYAIQIATGKDAKERLKAISQMVYGKRVDGLIFLYAQEEDPLVKLVADEQFPFLILGKSLSPFIPLVDNDNVQAGFDATEYFIKKGCKRIAFIGGTKKLFVTQDRLMGYELALKRYQLPIDPNLTYFATEFLEDNGYRFSKLLFEHDPNIDAIITIDSLLAAGVCDYIAKHQLDVPVLSFDSVNPKLNLAAYVDINSLELGRVSFETILQIINDAKNNKQICYRQLIGHKIIEK
- a CDS encoding DUF1189 domain-containing protein; translated protein: MLPYPFSYFSSIWGFRKPLSKRFGLNWFQLLFTSIFLISLSMVPIAIQNSSQETYPLDTFIDNVYTPLTDEAIMDLSENAQIIDGKLSYAGTKNQQPSLLIGPSQNKELPKDLQLHFDTEELVISKESKELTRIRYHAIQTESFQSKEDLTQAISKDWYQQNRVYISLFLVLGASFLFGLNFFIVSLGASLLLYITKKSRLFSFRTFKECYHFILNCLGLPTLITLILGLFGQNMTTLITVQNILFVLYLVTIFYKTHFRDPDYHK